The following coding sequences are from one Rutidosis leptorrhynchoides isolate AG116_Rl617_1_P2 chromosome 11, CSIRO_AGI_Rlap_v1, whole genome shotgun sequence window:
- the LOC139877846 gene encoding cytokinin riboside 5'-monophosphate phosphoribohydrolase LOG1-like: MEDEGICSKDEERSSRKLKRICVFCGSRTGFKSSFTDAALEVGQEMVKRNIDLVYGGGSVGLMGLISKTVFNGGCHVLGVIPKALLTHEISGETFGELKIVTDMHQRKSIMAENADAFIALPGGYGTMEELMEMITWSQLGIHDKPVGLLNVDGYYNSLLTLFDKGVDEGFIEFSERKIMVSSTNVQDLINKIEVH; this comes from the exons ATGGAGGATGAGGGAATATGTTCAAAGGATGAAGAAAGATCATCAAGAAAATTGAAAAGAATATGTGTTTTTTGTGGGAGTAGAACTGGTTTCAAATCTTCATTCACTGATGCGGCTCTAGAAGTTGGTCAAGAAATG GTTAAACGAAATATCGATTTGGTATATGGTGGAGGAAGTGTAGGTTTGATGGGATTGATCTCCAAAACTGTCTTTAATGGAGGTTGCCATGTTCTTGg AGTGATACCTAAAGCTCTCTTGACCCATGAG ATATCAGGAGAAACATTTGGAGAGCTTAAAATAGTAACGGATATGCATCAAAGAAAGTCGATAATGGCAGAAAATGCTGATGCTTTCATCGCTCTTCCTG GTGGATATGGAACTATGGAAGAGCTAATGGAGATGATTACTTGGTCCCAACTTGGAATTCATGACAAACCA GTGGGGTTACTTAATGTGGATGGATACTACAATAGTTTACTAACTTTGTTTGACAAAGGAGTAGATGAAGGCTTCATAGAATTTTCAGAAAGAAAGATCATGGTTTCATCAACAAATGTACAAGACTTGATAAATAAAATAGAGGTACACTAA
- the LOC139877412 gene encoding uncharacterized protein: MMMRRTPSTSTIVATHQLRHFHHRRHSAPPPPLPPSSHKAIQIGDDITSISVKIPFTDLNKPRSKHSLFHSLTTHVLPPLCRQRLKVHDDTSLWWFNQMLLFIVFLSSIFHIEKIGGNDEK, encoded by the exons ATGATGATGAGAAGAACCCCATCCACTTCCACCATCGTCGCTACTCACCAGCTTCGCCACTTCCACCATCGTCGTCACTCAGCACCGCCACCACCTCTTCCACCATCGTCGCACAAAGCCATACAGATAGGCGATGATATTACTTCAATCTCAGTCAAGATACCTTTTACAGATCTTAACAAACCGCGTTCAAAA CATTCGCTGTTCCATTCGTTGACTACTCACGTGCTGCCTCCTTTATGCCGCCAACGACTGAAG GTTCATGATGATACAAGTTTATGGTGGTTCAATCAAATGCTTCTGTTTATCGTGTTTTTAAGTTCGATCTTTCACATTGAAAAAATAGG TGGCAATGATGAAAAGTGA
- the LOC139875364 gene encoding uncharacterized protein, with translation MGYFWPHMYRYTYDLIVNCEACQIHAPVNRSPRLNMILIHVAWPFFKWGIDIVGPFPRGVGNVKLLVVAIDYFTKWVEAKPLSTITRRKILTFVWEDIVCRFSLPREIVINNGTQFAHNPFKDWCADMDIQQSFTSVAYPQANRQVEVTNRDIVAGIKARLGKH, from the coding sequence ATGGGTTATTTCTGGCCACACATGTACCGCTACACATACGATCTGATCGTAAATTGTGAGGCATGTCAAATACATGCCCCAGTCAACAGATCTCCTAGACTTAACATGATCCTAATACACGTCGCATGGCCATTTTTCAAGTGGGGGATCGACATAGTTGGCCCATTCCCAAGGGGTGTCGGAAACGTTAAGTTGTTAGTAGTCGCAATTGACTACTTTACAAAATGGGTCGAAGCAAAACCGTTAAGCACGATTACTAGAAGGAAAATCTTAACCTTCGTATGGGAGGATATTGTTTGTCGTTTCAGCTTACCACGAGAAATAGTCATCAACAACGGAACACAATTTGCACACAATCCTTTTAAAGACTGGTGTGCAGACATGGACATTCAACAATCGTTTACTTCCGTGGCTTACCCACAGGCTAACAGACAGGTCGAGGTCACTAACAGGGATATAGTAGCAGGAATAAAGGCAAGACTAGGAAAACACTAA